In the Arachis hypogaea cultivar Tifrunner chromosome 20, arahy.Tifrunner.gnm2.J5K5, whole genome shotgun sequence genome, cttggacagtgcttcctagtcaaaggagTATTCCGCcagaatgaagaactgaatcaaaggctagcaaatctggtttatcacatagcaaagaggctgttgtagagtcaatctccttcatattttGCAGAATAtaatttacttgtttatatttctgtaatttcttgaggtaaaaggctgagtgagagagtcattgaaagagcctaagagagaaaaaaaaggcagagagatacacatgagtgaaaagtctagagttattttagatttctttaggtaaagtctgtgtcttgtatcctgtacctgtgaggtacccctttcttagttgggttagcactaagaggaagagttaggtattagcataaccaagtcaagttagattagaacttgagtgtgaaaggattgtgttaatcctgtggaattggtgtatgtaatactgtaactatagtggaaattccaccactgttgtggtggagactggatgtaggttgtatTGCACAAGGCAATCGAactaggatacatgatggtgtcagcttcttTCTTCCTtgctctgttctgttttctgatattcatgagacaaaatgaaattgtctcataaattttctgctgctgagttcaaacagattcagattgcaagtttgttttaaaagggttaaaagaaggtcatagattcaacccccttctctaagccttctacaatcTTCAGTTATAATTTCTGTATTTGAAAACATCACTCTTTAAAATATTACATCATTCTATTTTTGCATTTAGAAATACCTACTTATTTATTAGTATTGAAAAAATATATGACAacgttttttaatattttttagtagaaaagcaataataaaaattattaatagtgttggttaaataattaaaaagtttagaataatttggttcatgaaaattaaaaataaaatcgctATTTTCTGTTACTAcgaagtttataaaaattttttcagaCAATACCTGTCAATCCTCAATACATTATACATTAGTTGTGTCATAGGAGTGAATAAATTATACATAAGAATTTATTATTTGCATGGTAAGATACACATAATTTTTGTTACTTGAGAtttaaatgattaaaattattaaatgctgaatattttggctatttttttttatattatcaaagCATAAGTGTAATACGGGGATATTATGCTAATTTAGTGTAATGCATTGATATGGAGATTGAGAAAATACAACAAGAAATCGTTATTAACGATTTCAGAATGGACAAAAAACTATGAAAATGAGACCAACGATTTTTGAATAGgacaaaaaatatagaaaatgggACTTACAATTTCAAGTAGGACAAAAATAAGTTCTGAATCTATGAGAACATGAAATCGTTAGTGCCAATttccttttttattaattttaaaattatttaattcgtAAACGTGAATAACGATTTATTTATTAACTTCTCTATATATAGAGTGCGTGCGTGAATGTAATGTCTTACAATTCTCGAtctccttttctctttctaatgctcttcttctacttcttattcttcttattgTTTCTCTTCTTTCGTGTGTGCAAGcaatttttttgttgtttgtttttgggtaattttttttgtttgttttagttatacaaatatttcattttGATACTATGATATTTCGTTAATTCGtgttaaaaattataatagaaatataattttcGTGATCACAAAGATGaataataatattagttttaaaatttgttataatgGTCAAATTTTATCTGAAACAGCTAAAGGTGTGATATTTATGTGTAATAATCCTTGTATATCTGTTCTTTCTTTTATGGTGTCGTTCGAagaatttaagatttatatttgTCAAAATATAGATCCTCATATGCCAAAGAGGGTGACAAATATTTTATACAGACGACCTATATTAGTATTCGGTGGATTCGTTCAATTTCATGCGATGTACATCAATGATGACACAAGTCTGCAAGAGATGTTCTCAATCTACTATCAAGCCCAATCACAAGTGTCTGTTATTGAGCTGTATGTAGAGTTCGACCAATTACCGAATACGGTAGAACATGATCATGATTTCAATTGGGAAAGTTATAACAATGACAGCGAAGAGGAATATGAAGGCAATTACGATTTCGTTGATCTGAATGCAGACGAGAAACAAGAGGACTGAACCATTGAGTCAAACGTCAAAGATGTCGCAAATGTACTAGCGAGTGAGCATCCATTCGAAGAACCGTCTTTCATGTGCGCTTTGGATCTCGATGCCATGAATACTCTAGAATTTCCAGAGTATGCCAATGCAAGTTTGTAGTTGCATCACACCGTATTTGGATTAGTACTTTAAATATTATGCACTGTGTAAATATGGGTTGGCGGTGTTACTGCAGATCCACCTGTGGTCAAAGATGGTGAATTTGTCATAGGGATGGAATTTAATTCTAGAGAGGCTGTGATAAAGGCAGTTAAAGATTATACCATTCACAGAGGTGTTGATTATCAGATTTTTGAGTCTGAGCCGATGACATTTTACGCGAAATGTGTGCAATATGGGCAAAgctgtgattggcttatcagggttagCATGATGCAAAGAAAGTATTGTTGGGAGATTAGACGATACAATGGCAGCCATACTTGTACTAAAGCCACTATTTCTCAGGATCATTCGAAGTTGGACTCAGACACTATTGCAGAAGTAATTAAGCCATTGATAGAGGTCGATCCATCCATAAAGGTGCGATAAGTGAttgcagatgtccaattgaagtttAACTACACGATTAGTTATCGCAAAGTATGGTTGGCTAAGCAGAAAGCAGTTGAAAAAATTTTTGGAGGGTGGGAAGCTTCTTATGAAGCGTTACCCACATGGTCCCACAAAAACTGTGTCGACAGAAAAACACTACATTAGGCAAACCTCTTAACAATGAAAATAACGCATGGTATAAAATTAGAGGACGAATGAAACATAAGCAATAATAGTGACATACATTAGCATTTGTAATGTTATCAAGCATCTGCCTAAAATGTGCAGGTGTCCACCGCGTAAACTCTATCGAAGGGGAATCCCACTCGTTCCACCTGTCATTGAATAATGTTACATCAATATAATGCATTTACATAGTCAATTAATAAAACATTAGTAATGAATATCCTTAGAGGTCATACCAACAAGCTAACGGGAAAGTCGGGGGACGGCGAATTGGTGCAAGGAAAGGCATCCGTTCCCAAGCCCATACGTGCAACAGTGCTAAAGGCCCATCTAAATCTTTGTAATCATATTGCGTGGCCCAACACAGAGACCTACACAAGTGGGCAAGACAAGCTGATCCCCAACTATATGTCCTGATTCTAGGAATATCACGGAGCAAGGGTAGAAATTTCCAATGCATCCCTGCACCGGATTTGTCAGCAAATAACGTGGTACCAAACAACGACATAATGTGGCACCTGGTATAATGCTCCATAGCCTCATGAGTAATCAAAATTATTCCATACTTAACATTACGCAACCATGTTAGTTTGATAAAGCTACCTCTGCATTCACTCGCTGTTGGGATAACTCCAAAGTTCATCAGACATTCTTGCACCATGGATCCGTGATTACTGTTGGTTGGCCATGTAACTAGTAGCCCAGTTCCTTGAATCCCAAATATCAAAGCTACATCTTCTAAAGTGATAGTACATTCACCTATAGGGAGATGAAACGTATGAGTCACTGGATTCCACCGTTCTATCAAGGCATTTATCAGGACCGTTTGTCCTGAAATTTTTCGAATCTGAAACACATTGTAAAAGCCAGCAGCTCTTAGATAGGGTTCTATTCTCCGATCATATAGTTCTGGAGCATATAAGTGTCTCAGTTCAATTACTCTAGAACCCTGACAGAAATAATCCTCACGTAATTATAACtgttaaaataataatgataataacaacaataacaatatcaTTGTTAATAAGTATGGAAATGCACTTGGAAGTGAAACTATTAAAAAATGAATTATAACAACCATAATCACAATAACTATTAAAACTTAATAACACTATCAGTAAACTTGTAACTAtctcaataatagtaataattataataataataataattaaaaataaaatagccaCTAAACTCTTAAAAATAGGGTCCTTAAAAGTTTATTTAGACTAACTACCATGTTCATATTAATTTTGTACACTCAAATCAATTATTATAACTAACTTCACTTTCagtctataataatactatcagtAATCATATAactatttcaataataataataataataataataataataataataataataataataataataataattaaaaaaataaaatagccaCTAAACTCTTAAAAACAGGGTACTCTCATGTTTATTTGGACTAATTACCATGTTCATATTAACTTTGTACACTCAAATCAGTTATTATAACTAACTTTTagtctataataacactatcagtAATcatataacaacaacaacaacaacaacaacaacaacaacaacaacaacaacaacaacaataataataataataatagtaattaaaaaataaaatagccaCTAAACTCTTAAAAATAGGGTACTCACGTGTTTATTTGGACTAACTATCATGTTCATATTAACTTATTACACTCAAATCTATTATTATAACTGACTTTTACTCCATAATAACActatcaatatataataacactatcatgtaaatatataataactatctcaataatgataataataattaaaaaataaaaaagccacTAAACTCTTAAAAACAGAGTACTCACGGGTTTATTTAGATTAACTATCATGTTCACATTAACTTATTACACTCAAATCTATTATTATAACTAACTTTTATTCTATAATAGTACTAAGTTCATTTAAGCAATTTATAATTGATGTTaacattataaataattttataggcAAAAAAAATTACTTACATATAAAGGATGATCAAGATATTTCAAAATATGTTTATCCATTGGGATTTTTTTCTTCCCCATCTTGAAAAAGATAAAGCTGGAGTTCAACAAAATATGCAACCTTCATATGGAAACAATGGTACTTAAGAAAAAAGGAACCGAAGCAGAGAGCAGAGAGTTAACACACACTTTGTGTTTTGGTGTTTTGGTCTTCTCAATGATGAGTGAGAGCGTCTGGGGAGAGAGGAGTCACGGACCACACAGGGGCTCACCGCATGCGAGCCATGTGGACACAACATCAAATCGGAAGTACCTATTTTCTTCATGCTTCAATTTCCAGCCGTAGATCACCCATCTTGCGGTTGCTATCCACGGTCTCTCTGCTCATCCGCCATAAAATCGGTACCCTCATTTTGTTTATTGATCATAGCCGTTCTCACCTGATCCAACGCCTCCAGCTTCTCTTTCCACACTTTCTCTCCTAATAGAAAATGCTATTCACAATTTGTTTAAAATCGTTATTAACGATTTCTGAATATGCCAATTATCAAACCCATATCTGTGCATAACACACTCCGAGTCTCATTTTTGGGTATTACCCACAATCTAtcctaatattaaaaataaaaaattcgaatattttttacataactaattttgtttttgttattaaaataaaaaatataagttgtTAATcatttctaaatttaattttttgattctACAAAAACActattgtctattttatttcgattaccaaaattatttttaaaataaaaactgacGTTGTACGTTGTATTATAGGATAGTGTAGTCATTCATTTTTCCTTAAGAGAAATgctaactatttttaatattttcaactttaagatatgttaaattttaatttgaactatAAATTTGTaaagtatttataataataattattatatatttatcgtttaaaatctttaaaataagaaattccacttatttttattaatttgtttagTTAATATGATTCggtacattttttatttattctaattggatttatcttttttttgagattatatatataataaaataataatcacCAACACTATGGATTGTGGAATGTGTAGTGGACACGGAAAAGAAAACCAATCCACCTGAAGCTATAGTTATATGCTATACGAGTATCGATTCCCAAGGGATAGCTCAGTGAGGGCACTTGTTGTCCCtctaaaaaggtttttgaaacaCATTGACAAAGAGTGAAAGATCAACGCAGATAAAACTTAACAACCACAGAGTGGCAGGAAAGAAAGTAATGGAAATGGGGCGTTTTCCCTATTACGCTGTTCAGCATGGTCGACAAGTAGGCATATACACTACGTAGGAAGATTGTAATGAGTAGGTATTAGGGTATAACCACGCTGAGTTCGAAGGATTTCATGTTTGTGACGAAGCCGTGGCATGGATCAGTCGGGGAAAGGTCGGGGTAGGCTCCCGTGGGACACAACACACCGGTGGTGGGGTTAGATGTCAGACCGGAGGAACCACGCCGCCGCCGTTGTTTGTGGTGGGTGCCAGAGGTGTGGAAAAGGGGAGCTATAGTAGTAAGGTGTGGGGAGGCTCAGGTAAGTTACCGTTGGTGTTTTTTGTGTTAAAGAAGAGTCTTTCATGTTCCTAAAATCAGAAACAATTGCGATTTTAGGTGACAGGCGGGGCATTGTAACGATTGGGGCAGAACAGCCGTTTCTGCTCGTTGAATTCATGGAAATGATGTTGATGCGAGCGTGTTCCATGCTAAGGATTGGGTGTCCCATTTTTTTGGCGCAGGAGACCAAGGCATTGGACAGTGTGATTCGCTTTGGGTATACAGTAGTCCTTCCAAGCAATGACAGGGGTCTTGAGCTTGTTGCTCACGGGCCAGTCTCGGTGAATGATCATG is a window encoding:
- the LOC112786327 gene encoding serine/threonine-protein phosphatase 7 long form homolog; its protein translation is MGKKKIPMDKHILKYLDHPLYGSRVIELRHLYAPELYDRRIEPYLRAAGFYNVFQIRKISGQTVLINALIERWNPVTHTFHLPIGECTITLEDVALIFGIQGTGLLVTWPTNSNHGSMVQECLMNFGVIPTASECRGSFIKLTWLRNVKYGIILITHEAMEHYTRCHIMSLFGTTLFADKSGAGMHWKFLPLLRDIPRIRTYSWGSACLAHLCRSLCWATQYDYKDLDGPLALLHVWAWERMPFLAPIRRPPTFPLACWWNEWDSPSIEFTRWTPAHFRQMLDNITNANFLWDHVGNAS